The nucleotide window GGAGCTGGTCACCCATAACAAAGAAGGTTATCTAGTAAAAGAGAATAACATTGACGAATTAGCTGCTGCCCTTGAATTTATGTTAACGAATAGACAGCTGTGGCGCAGGTATTCACTGGCAGCCCGGAGGAAAATTGAACAAACATTTGATCTTAAAAAGCAGCTTTTACTGCAGGCCAACTATTATGACGAACTTTTAGGGGGATCGTGATGAAGGACTTTACATCCATTAAAGTGACCAAAGGGGTAAAAACCTTAGAGATTGATAACCCTACGAACTATCCGCTGATTGGAATGGGCGCACAAGGGGCTGTCTTTAAACTATCAGAGGATACATGTGTGAAAATTTACAACGACCCGCTGCAGGCAAAAATGGAAGCAGAAGCCCTCCAGGCAGGAAAGCATTTATCCTTTTTCCCAAAGGTATTTAAAACAGGCTCTAACTATATCGTTATGGACTACTTTAACGCGCCAACGTTAAAGGAGTATCTAAGAAATTGCACCTATATCCCTGAATCGATTGCAACGAAATTACTTGCTATTTTAAAAGAAATGAGAGCGGCACAGTTCACAATGGTGGACGCCCCGCTTCGACATATTTTTGTCCTAGAAAATGAAGAGCTTAAAGTGATTGACCATGTAAATGCCTTCAAACGAATCCATCCGGTCCCGCTAAAATTATTAAGAGATTTGAACATCATTCTATTAAAGGAATCCTTCTTAGCCCACGTGCAAAAGCTTGAACCGGAGACATTCGCTGAATGGGAGACCTATTTTCGCGAAAACAGTCTTGATTATAAAAATATTCCCGTCACTTCTGGTGGATCAGGGGAAGGGGTAAAGGTAGAAAGTGCCGTCACACAACCACTTATTGGGAAGGGTCATCAAGGTGCCGTTTATCGGATAGCGGAGGATAAATGTGTGAAAATATACGGTAAACCGGAAAATGCTATGCAGGAGCAAGAGGTGCTATTATCTACTCAAGCCCTATCCTTTATTCCTAAGGTTTATGAAACAGGCCCCAATTATATTGTAATGGAATACCTGCTGGGACCTGATTTAAATACATTTCTAAAAAAACAAACCTCTCTTTCCGAGAATATCACCAAACAATTGCTGCACATTTTAAACACCCAGAAAGAATCAGGATTTAAGCAAATTGACGCCCCATTAAGGCATATTATTGTGACCAATACAGGATTTAAAATGGTTGATCACGTGTATTCCTTCTCTCGAGAACAGGATAGACCCCTTGAGCTATTTCAAAACCTGCACGAAAGGGGCTTTTTAGACTCCTTTCTTGAACACGTAAAGATCCTCGACCCTGACACCTATGCCGAATGGACAAAAACACCGATTCCACTGACAAATCCAGAAACGGAAGGGAATACAGGCCGCAATAAAGGGAAGGAACAGGGCAAGAAAAAGCCTTCCCCTCGAAAAAGGGAACACCAGCGAGGATCTGGACAACATCACAAAAAAGAACACGGTCGAAAAAAATGAGCATATTAGTGACAGGCGCAGCGGGGTTTATTGGGTTCCATCTAGTAAATAGACTAGTAGCCAAGGGCTATCATGTGGTTGGTATCGATAATCTAAATGACTATTACGATGTCAATTTAAAAAGGGATCGGCTAAAAATGGTTGAAAACAACTCCCAGTTTGAATTTTTCCACATCGATGTGGCTGACCGTGATAAAATCTATCAGCTTTTTGCCGATAAAGCCATTACTACGGTTATTCATTTGGCTGCTCAGGCGGGCGTTCGTTACAGCTTAACAGCACCCCATTCCTATGTTCATTCAAACCTTGTCGGGTTTATAGAGATCTTAGAGGCCTGCAAGCATCATAAGGTTCAGCACCTGATATATGCCTCGTCCAGTTCTGTTTACGGTGCAAATACAATGAGTCCATTTTCCACGAAGGACAGTGTCGACCACCCGTTAAGCCTATACGCGGCCACAAAAAAGGCAAATGAATTGATGGCACATACGTACAGCCATTTATATCATCTTCCAACGACAGGACTTCGTTTCTTCACGGTATATGGACCGTGGGGTCGGCCAGACATGGCATATTACTCGTTTACTAGGGATATTATCGAAGGAAATACCATTAAGGTATTTAATAACGGGGATATGAGCCGGGACTTTACGTATATTGATGATATTGTGGAGGGAATCATCCGTTTACTTGACCATCCTCCAACAGTAAACCCTAATTGGGACAGGGAAACCCCCGATCCGGGCTCAAGCTTTGCTCCCTATCGGATTTATAATATCGGCAATCATCATCCCGTAAAGCTCTTAGACTTTATCCAACTATTGGAACGGTTAATTGGCAAAAAGGCAAAAATAGAATTAGCACCGATGCAACCCGGAGATGTGAAAGAAACCTATGCGGACATTACAAATTTACAAAACGATACTGGATACGCCCCAGCAACAAATATTGAAACAGGCTTAGCACATTTTGTGGATTGGTATAAAGGGTATCATTAAGGCAAAACACGGGGACGGTTCTCTTGCTTCATGTTAACAGAGGTAGCAAGAGAATCGTTCCTTCTAAAGGATTACACCATTTCAGCCATACATACATATAGTGCAGTAATGAAAAGGCCTATGGAGGAGTATGGATGATTATACATGTCGTTAGAAGCGGGGATACGCTTTGGAAAATAGCCAATCAACATGCAGTTACGGTGAATTCAATTGTAAAGACAAATGAGTTACAGAACCCCAATCAGTTAGTGATTGGCCAGGCACTCGTCATTCCCAGGCCTGGTACTACTCACACAGTTAAATACGGGGAAACATTATGGTCTATCGCACAAAAATATGGGGTGACGATTCAATCGATTATCCAGGCAAGCCAATTAACAAACCCAAATCTCTTATATCCGGGAACAACACTATTTATTCCACCGATTACCCATATTGTCCAATCCGGAGAAGCCTTATGGCAAATTGCCAGCCGCTACGGTACCACGGTGCAGGCAATCATCGATGAAAATCAAATTGAAAACCCAAATGTTATTTATCCTGGACTGCATTTAGCTATCCCAAGGGTAAAGCCAACCATTGAAGTGAATGCTTATACGTATCAACCGAGTGACGCGGCGGTCCAAACCCTTAATGAATTAGGCCATTTGCTTACTTACTTTAGCCCATTTGCCTATCTGATCGCCGAGGATGGAACATTAAATCCAGTGAAGGATGAGGCCATGATTAAGGCTGCCTTATCAAATCATGTTGTCCCCATGATGTCTGTTACCAACTTCACTTCCTCCCAAGCTGGATCAAATGTAGCTCATACTATTTTGGCAAGTCCAGAAATAAGAGAAAAAATCCTCACGAGCATTGTCCAAGTAATGGATAGTAAAGGATACAAGGGATTAAACATTGATTTTGAGAATGTTTTACCGGCGGATCGCGAGTTATATAATCAATTCATCCAGTTGGCAGTAAATCGCCTCCATCCCAAAGGATACTTTGTCTCAACCGCACTTGCACCCAAAGTTGGCGGTTCCCAAACAGGTCTTTTATATGAAGCGCATGATTATGAGGCACATGGGAGAATAGCCGACTTTGTCGTGCTAATGACATATGAATGGGGCTACCGCCTTGGTCCGCCACAAGCGATTTCTCCTATTAACCAAATGAAAAGAGTAGTGGAATATGCCCTAACGGTTATGCCGGCAGAAAAAATCTTTTTAGGTTTTCAAATTTATGCCCGAGATTGGCTAATCCCCCACGTGAAGGGCCAAGAAGCCGAGACATTTAGCCCACAAGAAGCCATCCGCCGTGCTGTAAAATATGGGGTAACGATCCAATATGACTCAACTGCGGAGTCCCCATTTTTCCGCTATGTAGATGAAAAAGGACAAGGTCACGAGGTTTGGTTTGAAGATGCTAGGAGCGCACAAGCGAAGTTCGATATGGTCAAAGATTATCAATTACGTGGTGTCAGTTACTGGGCATTGGGCTATCCCTTTCCTGAGAACTGGGCATTATTGAAGGACAATTTTGCGATTAAAAAACGGATGTAAAAATCAACAAAAATAAATAAAGCTGCCATATCCAATAATTAGCATTGGATATGGCAGCCTTTTTTAATGATGAGCATGTTGGTATTCAGTATCGCTTTTTGGCAACGTGGTTGGTACTTGTGATTCTGTACCTGGTTCTACTAGTAAGAATTGCCCCATCATCCCATCATCCTCGTGCCGTAATAAATGACAGTGATACATGAGCGGATGATTTGGATCAGGATAATCCCCAAATTCCACAGCAATTCTAACCGTAGCACCATTCGGAATAAACACGGTATCCTTCCTTCCTCGTTCATACTCTGGAGGCTTCTTGCCGTTTACATCCAATACCCGGAATGCGGCATCATGAATATGAAAGTTATGTGACCAGCCAAAGTTATTGATTTCCCATATTTCCTTTGTGCCCGCTGGAACAACCTCATCAATTCGATTCATATCCATCTTTTTATCATTGATTTCGGATTTCATCGTCAATTTAAATTGACGTACCTTCGCATCCTTAGGAGCCTTTATTGGCGGAATGCTGGAAAGCTGCTCAGGTATTGGCGCGGACTCGGTTAATTTTGTGGCAGCCTCCATTTTTATCAAATCGAATTCGCCATTTTCAATCCCGCTGCCACTACTGTAACTGTGAAGAACAGTTTCCTCTCCTGGCTTAAAGTTAACCACTATCTCTGCACGTTCCCCAGGACTTAACATGATTCGCTCTAATGTTACCGGCTTTTCCAGTAAGCCGGCATCATTTGCTACCACCTGAAACGAGCGGTTATCCGTAAAGCCAAAATGATAGGCTCTTGCATTTGAAGCATTAAGCAACCGAAAACGAACTTGACTTGCTGTGACTTTAACATATGGGTCATACGTTCCATTTACAAGTATTTCATTGCCTAGTGTACCAAAGGTGGTATCATCCTTCTCTGAAAACTGACCATTACTAGTAAACAATTTATCTTGTACAATCAACGGGATATCATCAACCCCATAATTAGAAGGTAACTTTTTGGAATCCTCATCATCTATCAAAAACAAACCAGCAAGTCCACGGTATACATGTTGGGCTGTTTTACCATGTATATGTGGATGGTACCACGTAGTTGCAGCCGGCTGGTCAATAGTCCAATTGGGCGACCATGTTTCTCCCGCTTTAATCATTTGGTGCGGACCCCCGTCCATCGCTGCTGGTAATTTCATTCCATGCCAGTGTAAGGTTGAGGCCACATCTAACTGATTCACTACATCAAATGAAACCTTGTCACCACGCGAAACTTTAACAGTTGGGCCAAGATAGGTGCCATTGATTCCCCATGTGTCAGCCTTTTTTCCCGGCAAGAATTCAGTTGTTCCCGATTGCATTGTTAAGGTAAAATGCTTTGTCCCATCAGCTCCAATAGTTGGTTCGAGAAGTTGCGGAATTTTTAGTGAATTATCAAAGTGCAACTTCCCTACATTTGTGACTGGTTTTTCATCCCTGCAGCCGGCTAGTCCCACAACTACTACTAGTAACAGTAAGCCAAAAATATATTTGTACGTTTTCAATTTAGCTCATTCTTCCCTTCTATTTCCGCAAAAATTCGTATCGCATCATAGAATCATTGATGCCCTACCTTCCTTTAAAGTCCTTTGTTATCCATATTCCCATTCTTAATGGTATCACAATCGGTCAAACATAGATTAACTAAAATATTTCTAAAAACTTGACCTACATCAAGGAAATGGAATAAATGGGGGACTTAAAATGAAAGTGGCAAACAATGAGAAGCCTATATCAAAGCCCATCATCAGTTTCGTCATATTCAGAAAAAGGGAGATAAAATAGTATGAAGAAGATTCTTAGTTTACTATTAGTTACGGCTGCCTTAACTTTAGGCCTGGCTGCATGCGGAGGGGCAGATGAAGAAACCGCTGCCAAGCAAGACAAAACCACTGAAACAACTACAGCTGCAACAGGAGGAGACTTCACCATCACTGCGAAGAACTGGGAGTTTTCTTCAGATAAAGAGTTAGTTATTAAAAAGGGTGAAAAAGTTAAAATCAATTTAGTGAACAAAGAAGGCGTTCATTCCATTACTAACGATGAATTAGGAATTAACCTTACTGCAGACAAACCCGCCGAATTTACCGCAGACAAAACAGGGGAATATGAATTAAAATGTTCTACTGTTTGTGGTGCTACTGAAGACCATGAAGGAATGAAAATTTCGCTAAAAGTTATAGACTAAGTCTACGAAACAGGATAAAGGACAAAGGGCATGCCCTTTGTCCTTTTTTATTTCCAATTAAAGCCATAAAAGTAAGGAAATTTAATTATTCTGCCAGTTTCCAATAAGATGGTATATAATAGAAGTAGATTTTAATTATGGAGAGCATCATCACGGGGGCGAATGTAATGTTAAACTATGACAATCATAATGAAGTGCATCAAGAAGATGAATATTCACAAAACCTAGTGAAACAATTAGAAAGAATATATGAGATACATGTAAATTATGGAACTTCACAGGAAAAGGCCTATTTAGAAGGAAATAATGAACTTGAACTCATTATTAACAAGATCCTTGAATTAAAGACAAGCCAAGTACGTGAAATGTTTCTATTAAATAGTGAATTAATCGAGTTTGTTACCCAAATGGATTATGTAAAAGAGATGGTAGACCATATTTCGCTCCAAAAAATATCTGTAGATGAAGTGGCTGCCAGCAGCGAGGAAATGAGCCGGGCAATTGAAAACATTTCTTATCATGCCCAAACGTCCTTACTCACAACAAAGAGTGCCATTCATACTTCAAAGGTTTCACTTGAGACCCTAACTGAATCCTTTCAATATATTAATCAATCATTTGAAGAAATCAATAAAGTAAAAGATAAGATGAAGAAAGTAGTAGAGGATACGAAAGAGATTGATAATGTAGTCAATATTATTAATGATGTAGCTAAAAAGACAAATCTGCTAGGTTTAAACGCAAGTATTGAAGCAGCAAGATCAGGGGAAGCAGGCAAAGGATTTGCTGTTGTGGCCAGTGAGATTAAGAAGCTAGCCGATAATACAAAACTATCTGCTAATTATATAAAGGATATGGTAAAAAGCCTTAGAAATGAAATAGGGGCCTCAGAAAAAGAAATGACGGAGGCGGTGAATGTCTTTTCACAAGGTAAAGTGCATATGAATCAAGCCATTACTTCAATGGACAAAATGGGCAATTCGTTAGAAGGAATTGGCACGGTCATTGAAAGTATTACAACCAATGTCGAGGAACAATCTGCTGCAACACTAGATGTTTCAGAAAAGCTAACTGAAATTAATAACCAGACGCAACTTCTCAATGAATCCTGTTTGAAAACAGGACAAGGCATTTATACGATTAGTGAGATGGCAGAAAACATCAGAAATACAGCGCTTCCTTATTTTAAGGATTTTAAAGGGTTTCAAATGTTACTACCTGTAGCCACCGAACATTTATTATGGAAGTGGAAAGCCTATAATGCTGTTTGTGGATTTGTCGAGCTTGATGAACAGAGTATACCGGAATATACAACTTGTACCCTAGGACAGCATTTAGCTGCAACAAAAGATAAAAATCCGAATGATGAACTAGTAGTAAATTTATTTGAACCGCATAAAAGAGTCCATGAAGTTTCAAAGGAAATTATTCATGAAGTAAATAGTGGAAATAGACATAGAATCAATCATTTATTAGAAGAATTAAATTCTACTACAGGGACGTTGGTTAACGAGTTGGGGTCTGCGTAAAATCTTGTGTAAGTAATATTCGACAATCTTCGCAAGGCGAAAAACAATAGGTATGAAAAAAATATAATCTGGCAATACTATACTTGCCTTTTACCATAAAACAGGATAGGGCAATGCAGAAGTGCAACCCGAGCGGTTTTATGGCTTTTACCCTAAAACGGACGGATCTATGCTGTCCGTTTTTTGTGTCCGTTTTAGGGAAAACAAATGCGATAAACTTCAGGGGTTTGGGGACAGAGTCCCCAATTATGATGTCTGGTTTAAAATCTCAAGCTGGCTCAAGATCATATCCCAATTACGATAACGCATTGTCCATTTTTTTGTTATATTTTGAGCTGCCAAGTAAAGCATTTTCCTTAAGCTATCATCATTAGGAAAAATAGACTTTGTTTTTGTTACTTTTCTAAATTGACGATGCAGCCCTTCTATAATATTCGTAGTATATATTATTTTCCTAATTTCTGGAGGATATGCAAAGAAGGTGGCCAGAATATCCCAATTTTCTTCCCATGACCTAACAGCAGAAGGATATTCCTTGCCCCATTTATCTTTAAATTCAATGAGTCTTTCTAAGGCTGTTTCTTCATTTATGGAAGTGTATACCTTTTTTAGATCTGCTACAAACTCTTTGATGTGTTTATAAGAAACATACCTGGTACTAGCACGAATCTGGTGGATGATACAGCGTTGAATGCCGGCAAAAGGATACACAGCTTGAATGGCCTCTCTAAACCCTGTAAGTCCATCTACACAGAAAAGATTAACCGTTTTTACACCTCTCGTTTTCAAATCGTTCAACACACCTAACCAAAACTTGCTACTTTCATTTCCTCCAACCCAGATCCCTAATATTTCTTTATATCCTTCATTGTTGATTCCTAAAACGACATAGGCTGCTTTCGATACAATTTGGTGATTATCCCGAATTTTATAATGAATGGCATCCATGAATATAAAAGGATAATAGGCTTCAAGCGGACGGCTT belongs to Neobacillus sp. OS1-2 and includes:
- a CDS encoding LysM peptidoglycan-binding domain-containing protein, whose protein sequence is MIIHVVRSGDTLWKIANQHAVTVNSIVKTNELQNPNQLVIGQALVIPRPGTTHTVKYGETLWSIAQKYGVTIQSIIQASQLTNPNLLYPGTTLFIPPITHIVQSGEALWQIASRYGTTVQAIIDENQIENPNVIYPGLHLAIPRVKPTIEVNAYTYQPSDAAVQTLNELGHLLTYFSPFAYLIAEDGTLNPVKDEAMIKAALSNHVVPMMSVTNFTSSQAGSNVAHTILASPEIREKILTSIVQVMDSKGYKGLNIDFENVLPADRELYNQFIQLAVNRLHPKGYFVSTALAPKVGGSQTGLLYEAHDYEAHGRIADFVVLMTYEWGYRLGPPQAISPINQMKRVVEYALTVMPAEKIFLGFQIYARDWLIPHVKGQEAETFSPQEAIRRAVKYGVTIQYDSTAESPFFRYVDEKGQGHEVWFEDARSAQAKFDMVKDYQLRGVSYWALGYPFPENWALLKDNFAIKKRM
- a CDS encoding IS256 family transposase, encoding MKLPKELIREIVKEEKFTSTNQIMETIKEMFSDIMGEVLQCEIEDQLGYEKHQRRGDAPSNYRNGSTKRKLKTQFGEVEVSVPRDRNGSYEPKILDKYQRSVDGLEEKILSLYAHGMSTRDIQEQVKDLYNIEISSELVSKISEKIIPQVNEWQSRPLEAYYPFIFMDAIHYKIRDNHQIVSKAAYVVLGINNEGYKEILGIWVGGNESSKFWLGVLNDLKTRGVKTVNLFCVDGLTGFREAIQAVYPFAGIQRCIIHQIRASTRYVSYKHIKEFVADLKKVYTSINEETALERLIEFKDKWGKEYPSAVRSWEENWDILATFFAYPPEIRKIIYTTNIIEGLHRQFRKVTKTKSIFPNDDSLRKMLYLAAQNITKKWTMRYRNWDMILSQLEILNQTS
- a CDS encoding NAD-dependent epimerase, producing the protein MSILVTGAAGFIGFHLVNRLVAKGYHVVGIDNLNDYYDVNLKRDRLKMVENNSQFEFFHIDVADRDKIYQLFADKAITTVIHLAAQAGVRYSLTAPHSYVHSNLVGFIEILEACKHHKVQHLIYASSSSVYGANTMSPFSTKDSVDHPLSLYAATKKANELMAHTYSHLYHLPTTGLRFFTVYGPWGRPDMAYYSFTRDIIEGNTIKVFNNGDMSRDFTYIDDIVEGIIRLLDHPPTVNPNWDRETPDPGSSFAPYRIYNIGNHHPVKLLDFIQLLERLIGKKAKIELAPMQPGDVKETYADITNLQNDTGYAPATNIETGLAHFVDWYKGYH
- a CDS encoding methyl-accepting chemotaxis protein, encoding MLNYDNHNEVHQEDEYSQNLVKQLERIYEIHVNYGTSQEKAYLEGNNELELIINKILELKTSQVREMFLLNSELIEFVTQMDYVKEMVDHISLQKISVDEVAASSEEMSRAIENISYHAQTSLLTTKSAIHTSKVSLETLTESFQYINQSFEEINKVKDKMKKVVEDTKEIDNVVNIINDVAKKTNLLGLNASIEAARSGEAGKGFAVVASEIKKLADNTKLSANYIKDMVKSLRNEIGASEKEMTEAVNVFSQGKVHMNQAITSMDKMGNSLEGIGTVIESITTNVEEQSAATLDVSEKLTEINNQTQLLNESCLKTGQGIYTISEMAENIRNTALPYFKDFKGFQMLLPVATEHLLWKWKAYNAVCGFVELDEQSIPEYTTCTLGQHLAATKDKNPNDELVVNLFEPHKRVHEVSKEIIHEVNSGNRHRINHLLEELNSTTGTLVNELGSA
- a CDS encoding multicopper oxidase domain-containing protein, giving the protein MKTYKYIFGLLLLVVVVGLAGCRDEKPVTNVGKLHFDNSLKIPQLLEPTIGADGTKHFTLTMQSGTTEFLPGKKADTWGINGTYLGPTVKVSRGDKVSFDVVNQLDVASTLHWHGMKLPAAMDGGPHQMIKAGETWSPNWTIDQPAATTWYHPHIHGKTAQHVYRGLAGLFLIDDEDSKKLPSNYGVDDIPLIVQDKLFTSNGQFSEKDDTTFGTLGNEILVNGTYDPYVKVTASQVRFRLLNASNARAYHFGFTDNRSFQVVANDAGLLEKPVTLERIMLSPGERAEIVVNFKPGEETVLHSYSSGSGIENGEFDLIKMEAATKLTESAPIPEQLSSIPPIKAPKDAKVRQFKLTMKSEINDKKMDMNRIDEVVPAGTKEIWEINNFGWSHNFHIHDAAFRVLDVNGKKPPEYERGRKDTVFIPNGATVRIAVEFGDYPDPNHPLMYHCHLLRHEDDGMMGQFLLVEPGTESQVPTTLPKSDTEYQHAHH
- a CDS encoding cupredoxin domain-containing protein; translated protein: MKKILSLLLVTAALTLGLAACGGADEETAAKQDKTTETTTAATGGDFTITAKNWEFSSDKELVIKKGEKVKINLVNKEGVHSITNDELGINLTADKPAEFTADKTGEYELKCSTVCGATEDHEGMKISLKVID